A stretch of the Archangium violaceum genome encodes the following:
- a CDS encoding efflux RND transporter permease subunit: MFISNFAIKKPIVTITVMLALVVFGVVALMVLQTDEFPEVQPPVINVTIAYPGASPDVVEREIIEPIEDAIFSISGVDADQTTSSAIDGLAQFTIFFDFEKDLQQASQDVRDAISSKRADLPLEMEEPVLTRFDPADLPIVSLAITSDTLKATELTRIADPGIVGELRSIPGVAQASVVGGIEREMSVLVRPEALQAAGLSIAQVVQALQAQNLAAPVGRLDGPLEETTIRLKGRLETPEDFARVVIAERGGQPIRLGQVANVVDGIEEPRTLALYDGREAVGIDVIKAQEYSTTQVADAIRERVTELQPRLPPGVKMEIVRDAGVRVESAVENVQSTLLEGALLTVLTVFLFLNSWRSTVITGLALPVSVLASFISVWAFGFTLNTMSLMGLSLAIGILIDDAIVVRENIVRHIEMGKDHYTASREGTSEIGLAVAATTFSIVAVFVPVAFMYGVAGQWFKPFALTIACSVLVSLFVSFSLDPMLSAYWPDPAVEKGARKGPISRVLLHFNHWFDRQADRYKGVIAWALDHRLVMVLVAVGSLVGALVLQGLFGGAGFAPVSDRAELELQVETPAGSSLDYTRRKVEEVARIARGHPEVAYTFSTIGTAQALRAPGVDQAQVYVRLKPKHERDVSQEVLGTTLRQELSRVAGANVSVFTSGFGGASKQIQLELRGPDARELSRLAEQVRQQLAQVPGAVDVGLSTRGEKPEVEVEVDRGVAGRLNVTVAQVAQSLRAAFAGVDSGDWVDPSGETRDVMVRLIPEARTRPGDLAQLPLVAGAAPGGTGTPALVPLGQVARIRETVGPAQINHLNRERVISVQANVQGRSLSEVMTDIRARVEKVRLPPGYVLDEGGEARDQAEVFGRIFLALGMAVLLMYLILVIQFGSFLDPLAILVSLPLSLIGVVLALLATGDTLNIMSLIGVILLMGIVAKNAILLIDFAKWSHKEGMPMREALIEAGRTRLRPIMMTTFAIIAGMVPVALGTGEGGDFRAPLGRAVIGGVITSTLLTLLVIPTVYEILHDFRTWAMRKLRRMGRHEGREPLHGPPQARPGA, translated from the coding sequence GTGTTCATTTCCAATTTCGCCATCAAGAAGCCCATCGTCACCATCACCGTCATGCTGGCGCTCGTGGTGTTCGGCGTGGTGGCGCTGATGGTGTTGCAGACGGATGAGTTCCCGGAGGTCCAGCCTCCCGTCATCAACGTCACCATCGCCTACCCGGGCGCCTCGCCCGACGTGGTCGAGCGGGAGATCATCGAGCCCATCGAGGACGCCATCTTCAGCATCAGCGGGGTGGACGCAGATCAGACCACCTCCAGTGCCATCGACGGGCTGGCGCAGTTCACCATCTTCTTCGACTTCGAAAAGGACCTGCAGCAGGCCTCGCAGGACGTGCGCGACGCCATCTCCAGCAAGCGCGCGGACCTGCCGCTGGAGATGGAGGAGCCCGTCCTCACGCGTTTCGATCCGGCGGACCTGCCCATCGTCTCGCTGGCCATCACCTCGGACACGCTGAAGGCCACGGAGCTCACCCGCATCGCGGACCCGGGCATCGTGGGCGAGCTGCGCTCCATTCCCGGCGTGGCGCAGGCCTCGGTGGTGGGAGGTATCGAGCGGGAGATGTCGGTGCTCGTGCGGCCGGAGGCGTTGCAGGCCGCGGGGTTGAGCATCGCGCAGGTGGTGCAGGCGCTGCAGGCGCAGAACCTCGCCGCCCCGGTGGGCCGGTTGGACGGGCCGCTGGAGGAGACCACCATCCGCCTCAAGGGCCGGCTGGAGACGCCCGAGGACTTCGCCCGCGTCGTCATCGCGGAGCGGGGGGGCCAGCCCATCCGGCTCGGCCAGGTGGCCAACGTGGTGGACGGCATCGAGGAGCCGCGCACCCTGGCCCTCTATGACGGCCGCGAGGCGGTGGGCATCGACGTCATCAAGGCCCAGGAATACAGCACCACCCAGGTGGCCGATGCCATCCGCGAGCGGGTGACCGAGCTCCAGCCCCGGCTCCCTCCGGGCGTGAAGATGGAGATCGTCCGTGACGCGGGCGTCCGGGTGGAGAGCGCCGTGGAGAACGTGCAGTCCACGCTCCTGGAGGGCGCGCTGCTCACCGTGTTGACGGTGTTCCTCTTCCTCAACTCGTGGCGCTCCACGGTGATTACCGGCCTGGCTCTGCCGGTGAGCGTGCTGGCCTCCTTCATCAGCGTGTGGGCGTTCGGCTTCACGCTCAACACCATGTCGCTGATGGGTCTGTCGCTGGCCATCGGCATCCTCATCGACGACGCCATCGTGGTGCGCGAGAACATCGTGCGCCACATCGAGATGGGGAAGGACCACTACACGGCCTCGCGCGAGGGCACGAGCGAGATTGGCCTCGCGGTGGCGGCGACGACGTTCTCCATCGTGGCGGTGTTCGTGCCGGTGGCCTTCATGTACGGGGTGGCCGGGCAGTGGTTCAAGCCCTTCGCCCTGACCATCGCGTGCTCGGTGTTGGTGTCGCTCTTCGTGAGCTTCTCGTTGGACCCGATGCTGTCGGCGTACTGGCCGGACCCGGCGGTGGAGAAGGGGGCTCGCAAGGGTCCCATCTCGCGGGTGCTCCTGCACTTCAACCACTGGTTCGACCGGCAGGCGGACCGCTACAAGGGCGTCATCGCCTGGGCGTTGGATCACCGGCTGGTCATGGTGCTGGTGGCGGTGGGCTCGCTGGTGGGAGCGCTGGTGCTGCAGGGCCTCTTCGGAGGCGCGGGCTTCGCTCCGGTGAGTGACCGCGCCGAGCTGGAGTTGCAGGTGGAGACGCCCGCGGGCTCCAGCCTCGACTACACGCGGCGCAAGGTGGAGGAGGTGGCCCGCATCGCGCGCGGCCACCCGGAGGTGGCGTACACCTTCTCCACCATTGGCACGGCCCAGGCGCTGCGCGCTCCGGGCGTGGACCAGGCGCAGGTGTACGTGCGGCTCAAGCCCAAGCACGAGCGCGACGTGAGCCAGGAGGTGCTTGGCACCACGCTGCGCCAGGAGCTCTCTCGCGTGGCCGGGGCGAACGTGTCCGTGTTCACCAGCGGCTTTGGCGGGGCCTCCAAGCAGATTCAGCTGGAGCTACGTGGGCCGGACGCACGGGAGCTATCGCGGCTGGCCGAGCAGGTGCGTCAGCAGCTGGCGCAGGTGCCGGGCGCGGTGGACGTGGGCCTGTCCACGCGTGGAGAGAAGCCGGAGGTGGAGGTCGAGGTGGACCGTGGCGTGGCGGGCCGGCTCAACGTGACGGTGGCGCAGGTGGCGCAGTCGCTGCGCGCGGCCTTCGCGGGGGTGGACTCGGGTGACTGGGTGGACCCCTCGGGCGAGACGCGGGACGTGATGGTGCGGCTGATCCCCGAGGCGCGCACACGTCCGGGGGACCTGGCGCAGCTGCCGCTGGTGGCGGGCGCGGCACCGGGCGGCACGGGCACACCGGCGCTCGTCCCGCTGGGGCAGGTGGCGCGCATCCGCGAGACGGTGGGCCCCGCTCAAATCAATCACCTCAACCGCGAGAGGGTCATCAGCGTCCAGGCCAACGTGCAGGGCCGCTCGCTGTCGGAGGTGATGACGGACATCCGGGCGCGGGTGGAGAAGGTGCGGCTGCCGCCGGGCTACGTGTTGGATGAGGGCGGCGAGGCCCGCGATCAGGCCGAGGTGTTCGGCCGCATCTTCCTGGCGCTCGGGATGGCGGTGCTGCTGATGTACCTCATCCTGGTCATCCAGTTCGGCTCGTTCCTGGATCCACTGGCCATCCTCGTCTCGTTGCCGCTGTCACTCATCGGCGTGGTGCTGGCGCTGTTGGCGACGGGGGACACGCTCAACATCATGAGCCTCATCGGCGTCATCCTGCTGATGGGCATCGTCGCCAAGAACGCCATCCTGCTCATCGACTTCGCCAAGTGGTCGCACAAGGAGGGCATGCCCATGCGGGAGGCGCTCATCGAGGCGGGGCGCACGCGCCTGCGGCCCATCATGATGACGACGTTCGCCATCATCGCTGGCATGGTGCCGGTGGCGCTGGGCACGGGCGAGGGCGGTGACTTCCGGGCCCCCCTGGGCCGCGCCGTCATCGGTGGCGTCATCACCTCCACGTTGCTGACGTTGTTGGTGATTCCGACGGTGTATGAGATCCTCCACGACTTCCGCACCTGGGCCATGAGGAAGCTCCGGCGGATGGGGAGGCATGAGGGGCGTGAGCCCCTGCACGGTCCGCCCCAGGCACGTCCTGGGGCCTGA